The following DNA comes from Hahella chejuensis KCTC 2396.
GTCCGATAACGCCGGCAAGCATCGCCAACTCCCAATCCAGTATCAGGGTTAGCGCACTTAGAAGGAGAAAATGAAGAGAAACGCCAAAGTCGACATCTATTCTGATACGCCAAAACAGCCCCAGGGCCAACGCACAACCCCAGAAAATATGCTGCAACCTAGAGTCTCGCCGCAGAAAAACATGACAGCGCCTAACCCACAGCAGAGCAATACAGACAAGCATCGCTCCCCACAACCCAAGCTCTACAGCTAAAGGCAGCGAATCAGCGCGCAGATATTCCACGACTCACTCTTCGCGCCCCAACTTCATCGACATCACGATGGCGTCTTCGCGACCATCGGAGGAGGGATAATAGGCCTTTCGATAGCCAATTTCATTAAAGCCCAATTTTCTGTACAAATGCACGGCTGCAGTGTTGCTAGCACGCACCTCTAAAAACAGTTCCGCCATATTTTGCGTACGAAAGCGCTCCAGCAAAAACGCCATGAAGGACAACCCCATGCCGTTCCCTTGTAAATCGCGCGCGACACATAGATTAAGCAAGTGCGCTTCGTCTATAACCATAGATGTCACCGCATGCCCAACCAACTCATCTTTATACATAGCGACCCAGCATTCAGAGACCCCCGTCAGACACTCTTTAAAAACGCCTTCAGTCCAAGGGTGAGAATAAGCGCCACGCTCATTAATTAAGACTAAGGGTAAGTCCGCTTCGGTCATTAATCTGAAAGCTAGGCCGGATTTTTGATCAATCATTTGAGTACAGATACTGACGAAGCCTACGCCACACAAGTTTTTTGATAGATGGGTTCTGAAGCATTTCATCTAGAGACGGCAATTGCAGAAGTCTATCCCCTCTCCACATAGGGTCCAAACCGCCCAAAGTTGCTACAATTTCAGCCTCACAGAATAGGATGCAATGCTTCAGGCCATTCGGGTCCGACCATCGCGCGAGAAGTTTAGCCAGCATCGCGTCGTCCTGCATAGGCAGCCCTTTGCGTTCAAATGGCGGCCAGGAGAAGAGGCCATACGTATCTTTCCATTGCTCACCCAAGCCAATCGCCAACGCGATATTAGCCAGAAGCTGGCCACTGGAGGACTCAGGGCTAATCTCCATCTCCCCCTTAGACAACGCCAACATACCAATGTCGCCTCCCTTTATGCTCATCGCGCGCAGCTTATCGATAGTTGCTGGGGACGGGTTTACCGGTACTGGTTTTAATCTCTTCTCCTGCTCCAGGAATTTTTTCTGTTTTACTTGCTCCGGCTGGGCGATTGCGGACATCGTTTGACGAAGAGCCGCAGCCTGTTGAGCGCTCTTTAATGATGGCTCTCTTGGCGGACTGGGCTTACCTTCGCCTCGTTCCACAGCTGGGCCACCTGACGCCTCAGATGTTTCATCGAATTCAAACAGAGTGGAGGGAGCAGCATTTGACAGTGGACGACGCGCATACCACACTGCAACTCCCATTTCGGTTAGATATGTCTGTCTGTCGTTTTCGTACAATAAGTTCATAACATTATGCGCAGGAAGGAATCACACTTCACTCTGCGGATGCTGCTTCCTTTTATCTGAAGAAATTAGATTCAAGGCATTTACATAAGCCTTTGCTGACGCAATCACAATGTCGGTGTCAGCACCGACGCCATTAACAATCCTGCCCCCACGCTCCAAGCGAACAGTCACCTCTCCTTGTGAATCAGTTCCGCTGGTTATGTTGTTCACCGAATATAACTGCAAGTTCGAGCCGGAAGAGGCTATTCCTTCTATCGCCCGATAAGTCGCATCGACTGGACCTCCGCCTTCAGCAGAAGCCGTTTTCTCATCACCATTTATCATCAAAGTGACTTTCGCAACAGGTGTAACGCCAGTTTCACTGCAAACTGACATACAGACCAATTTATAAATTTCGTCATCTTCGGACAGCTCTACCGCGCTAACCAAGGCCTGCAAATCTTCATCGAAAATTTCGTGCTTCTTATCCGCCAAATCTTTGAAACGAGCAAAAGCTTCATTAAGCGCAGTCTCTGAATCAAACTCATAGCCGAGCTCATGCAACCTGGTGCGAAAGGCGTTACGGCCGGAGTGTTTACCCAACACCAGACTATTGGTGCGCCAACCTACATCCTGCGCCTGCATGATTTCATAGGTCTCCCTATGTTTAAGCACGCCATCCTGATGGATACCAGACTCATGTGCGAAAGCGTTGGCGCCGACTATCGCCTTATTGGGTTGCACAGGGAACCCTGTAATTGTCGATACCAGACGAGAAGTTGGCACTATGAAC
Coding sequences within:
- the rimI gene encoding ribosomal protein S18-alanine N-acetyltransferase, which gives rise to MIDQKSGLAFRLMTEADLPLVLINERGAYSHPWTEGVFKECLTGVSECWVAMYKDELVGHAVTSMVIDEAHLLNLCVARDLQGNGMGLSFMAFLLERFRTQNMAELFLEVRASNTAAVHLYRKLGFNEIGYRKAYYPSSDGREDAIVMSMKLGREE